Proteins from one Nicotiana tabacum cultivar K326 chromosome 23, ASM71507v2, whole genome shotgun sequence genomic window:
- the LOC142177287 gene encoding uncharacterized protein LOC142177287 codes for MLPTIEVEHLIRTGSDHAPLLMTCGVQTTNFVKPLRFLNFWTKHATFMDVVRQNWEANFIGDPFFMFKQNIKRGICSKLPILGDIFKQLAILEDIVRVKEMLLEEEPTTENRIVLQKAQSELKKYLSIEEKKLKLKRIKSGSGVWIEDQEQLATATVDFYQKHYTNEGDASEFSLLNNIPSMVTMEQNLELSRLPTIKEVRAIVFELSGESASGLDGFTGLFYQTCWDVIGADIHNMVLHFYGGAALPKSITHTNLVLLPKKPRVETFSNLRPISLSNFINKVLSRVLHDRLESFFPSLITLNQFGFVKGWSIFENILLTQEIVTDIRLRGKPANVVIKLDMAKAYDRVSWKSLNKLFEDKSFVGFGMPKWSNPLNHLAYADDTIIFASAHPPYLSKIMAVLGNYEKISVGAITGFARDKFPFTYLGCPIFYTRRRKGYYEALIKKVKAKLHSWKGKLLSFGRKATLISSVLQSMLVHMLSVLDPPNSIPGHLYKTFARFFWSTKEEGRSRHWASWKNICLPKEEGGLGFRSLHDVSRALFSKLWWRFRTTKYLWSNFMWNKYYKKELPMVVHFRGGSHIWRQMLNAREEVEHEIIWELKSGTNNIWHENWTGLGALYHVLPKDFPINEDLQEVEELWQWEAWDDQLLDQTFNEEIAEHIRLNVHYEGSEGYWDRPYWMPTPSGKFSVSSSWQILRHMADPNQEFKLMWIKDLPFKISFFLWRLWRHKIATDDMWRSQGQMVMSRCWCCQQPQEESIEHIFVTTASKVWNLFMGAARISVQLIQLKQIIRHWLYAQCCPKLKPLFQVVPAIITWELWKRRNTGKHGGSVSTNRVIHEINRTLHQLARLLFHGWYKCNTDGASKGNPVPSSLGFCVRDDEGDVVYARSADLGVTTNVVVEAKVILQGLEYCVKHDLYPLILEIDSLVMKKAIEGEWDPPWLIAKDYVIKVLSNGISMVPCSFWGCFDSVQKKYDKQVGDGTIYPTSDMSKC; via the exons ATGTTGCCAACTATTGAAGTTGAGCATCTAATCAGAACTGGATCAGATCATGCACCATTGCTAATGACATGTGGGGTGCAGACAACCAATTTTGTCAAGCCTTTAAGATTCTTGAACTTTTGGACAAAGCATGCTACATTTATGGATGTGGTGAGGCAGAATTGGGAAGCTAATTTCATAGGGGATCCATTTTTTATGTtcaaacagaatatcaagaggggAATATgttccaaactccccatacttggTGATATCTTCAAACAATTGGCTATTTTGGAGGACATTGTTAGGGTGAAGGAGATGTTGCTTGAAGAAGAGCCTACAACTGAGAATAGGATTGTGCTTCAAAAGGCTCAATCTGAATTGAAGAAATACTTGAGTATTGAGGA aaagaaattgaaACTGAAGAGGATCAAAAGTGGCAGTGGGGTATGGATTGAAGACCAGGAGCAATTGGCTACGGCTACAGTGGACTTCTATCAAAAACATTACACAAATGAAGGTGATGCTTCTGAATTTTCCTTACTCAATAATATACCTTCAATGGTCACTATGGAGCAGAATTTGGAACTTAGTAGATTGCCAACAATTAAAGAAGTAAGGGCAATAGTTTTTGAGCTTAGTGGGGAGAGTGCTAGTGGTCTTGATGGATTCACTGGCCTATTTTATCAAACATGTTGGGATGTTATTGGTGCTGATATACACAACATGGTGCTACACTTCTATGGAGGGGCTGCATTGCCTAAATCCATCACTCACACCAATCTAGTGTTGCTGCCCAAGAAACCTAGAGTTGAGACCTTCTCTAACTTAAGACCTATCAGTTTGAGCAACTTCATTAACAAGGTCTTGTCTAGGGTATTACATGACAGATTGGAGAGTTTTTTTCCATCTCTAATAACTCTTAATCAATTCGGATTTGTAAAGGGTTGGAGTATATTTGAAAACATCTTATTGACTCAAGAAATTGTCACTGACATAAGGTTAAGGGGAAAGCCAGCTAATGTGGTGATCAAGCTTGATATGGCTAAGGCCTATGATAGGGTTTCATGGAA GTCTTTGAATAAGCTCTTTGAAGACAAGTCATTTGTGGGATTTGGAATGCCTAAGTGGTCTAATCCTTTAAACCACTTGGCATATGCTGATGATACGATAATATTTGCATCTGCTCATCCTCCCTATTTGAGCAAGATTATGGCAGTGTTGGGAAACTATGAGAAGATATCAG TTGGAGCTATTACAGGATTTGCAAGAGATAAATTCCCCTTCACATATCTAGGGTGTCCTATTTTTTACACTAGAAGGAGGAAGGGCTATTATGAGGCtcttatcaagaaggtgaaggctaAATTGCATTCATGGAAAGGAAAGTTGTTGTCATTTGGAAGAAAGGCAACACTCATCTCTAGTGTGTTGCAAAGTATGCTAGTTCACATGTTATCAGTCCTTGATCCACCAAACAGCATCCCGGGGCATCTATATAAGACTTTTGCTAGGTTCTTTTGGAGCACAAAGGAAGAAGGGAGAAGCAGACACTGGGCCTCATGGAAAAATATCTGCCTTCCTAAAGAGGAAGGGGGCCTAGGTTTTAGGTCCTTACATGATGTCTCAAGGGCACTATTTTCTAAACTATGGTGgaggtttaggaccacaaaataTTTGTGGTCTAATTTCATGTGGAATAAGTATTACAAGAAGGAGCTACCAATGGTGGTGCATTTTAGGGGAGGGTCTCATATTTGGAGACAAATGTTGAATGCTAGggaagaagtagaacatgagatcATATGGGAATTGAAGAGTGGAACAAATAATATTTGGCATGAAAATTGGACTGGATTGGGTGCACTTTATCACGTATTACCTAAAGACTTTCCAATCAATGAAGATCTTCAGGAGGTGGAAGAACTGTGGCAATGGGAAGCATGGGATGATCAACTGCTAGATCAAACTTTCAATGAGGAAATTGCAGAACATATAAGGCTAAATGTGCATTATGAAGGCAGTGAGGGATATTGGGATAGGCCATACTGGATGCCAACTCCTTCAGGTAAGTTCAGTGTTAGTAGTTCTTGGCAAATATTAAGGCATATGGCAGATCCTAATCAGGAATTCAAGTTAATGTGGATTAAAGATTTGCCattcaagatatccttcttcttATGGAGATTGTGGAGGCATAAAATAGCCACCGATGACATGTGGAGGAGTCAAGGGCAAATGGTGATGTCTAggtgttggtgttgtcagcagcccCAAGAGGAATCCATTGAGCATATATTTGTCACAACTGCCTCTAAGGTATGGAACTTGTTCATGGGGGCTGCTAGAATTTCGGTGCAATTGATTCAATTGAAGCAGATTATAAGACATTGGTTGTATGCTCAGTGTTGTCCAAAATTAAAGCCACTATTTCAAGTAGTACCAGCTATCATCACTTGGGAGctttggaagagaagaaataCAGGTAAACATGGTGGTTCGGTGTCcacaaatagggtgattcatgagaTAAATAGGACATTGCATCAACTGGCAAGG CTTCTTTTTCATGGTTGGTACAAATGTAATACTGATGGAGCTTCAAAGGGCAATCCTGTACCTAGCTCCCTAGGATTTTGTGTGAGGGATGATGAAGGTGATGTGGTGTATGCTAGGTCAGCAGACCTGGGAGTGACAACTAATGTGGTAGTTGAAGCTAAGGTTATTCTTCAAGGGTTGGAATACTGTGTGAAGCACGATCTTTACCCTCTCATATTGGAGATTGATTCATTAGTGATGAAGAAGGCGATAGAAGGGGAATGGGATCCTCCTTGGTTAATTGCAAAGGat TATGTTATTAAGGTACTTTCCAATGGTATTAGCATGGTACCATGCTCATTCTGGGGGTGCTTTGATAGTGTACAGAAAAAATACGATAAGCAGGTGGGGGATGGTACAATTTATCCTACTTCTGATATGTCCAAATGTTAA